A genomic stretch from Theropithecus gelada isolate Dixy chromosome 2, Tgel_1.0, whole genome shotgun sequence includes:
- the ROPN1 gene encoding ropporin-1A isoform X2, whose translation MPPVRERSEQAALCNWTELTPELLKVLHSQVAGRLIVHAEELAQMWKVVNLPADLFNSVMNVGRFTEEIEWLKFLALACSALGVTITKTLKIVCEVLSCDHNSGSPRIPFSTFQFLYTYIAEVDGEISASHVSRMLNYIEQEVIGPDGIITVNDFTQNPRVRLE comes from the exons ATGCCTCCGGTGAGAGAGCGGTCTGAGCAAGCTGCTTTGTGTAACTGGACAGAGCTAACACCTGAGCTGTTAAAGGTCCTGCATTCTCAG GTTGCTGGGAGACTGATCGTCCATGCAGAGGAGCTGGCCCAGATGTGGAAAGTGGTGAATCTTCCAGCAGATCTGTTTAATAGTGTGATGAACGTGGGTCGCTTTACGGAGGAGATCGAGTGGCTGAAGTTTTTAGCCCTTGCTTGCAGCGCTCTGGGAGTT ACTATTACCAAAACTCTCAAGATAGTGTGTGAGGTCTTATCATGTGACCATAATAGCGGGTCGCCCCGGATCCCGTTCAGCACCTTCCAGTTTCTCTACACGTATATTGCCGAAGTGGATGGGGAGATCTCTGCATCACACGTCAGCAGGATGCTAAACTACATTGAACAGGAAGT AATTGGGCCTGATGGTATAATCACGGTGAATGACTTTACCCAAAACCCCAGGGTTCGACTGGAGTAA
- the ROPN1 gene encoding ropporin-1A isoform X3: MWKVVNLPADLFNSVMNVGRFTEEIEWLKFLALACSALGVTITKTLKIVCEVLSCDHNSGSPRIPFSTFQFLYTYIAEVDGEISASHVSRMLNYIEQEVIGPDGIITVNDFTQNPRVRLE; the protein is encoded by the exons ATGTGGAAAGTGGTGAATCTTCCAGCAGATCTGTTTAATAGTGTGATGAACGTGGGTCGCTTTACGGAGGAGATCGAGTGGCTGAAGTTTTTAGCCCTTGCTTGCAGCGCTCTGGGAGTT ACTATTACCAAAACTCTCAAGATAGTGTGTGAGGTCTTATCATGTGACCATAATAGCGGGTCGCCCCGGATCCCGTTCAGCACCTTCCAGTTTCTCTACACGTATATTGCCGAAGTGGATGGGGAGATCTCTGCATCACACGTCAGCAGGATGCTAAACTACATTGAACAGGAAGT AATTGGGCCTGATGGTATAATCACGGTGAATGACTTTACCCAAAACCCCAGGGTTCGACTGGAGTAA